Proteins from a single region of Harmonia axyridis chromosome 4, icHarAxyr1.1, whole genome shotgun sequence:
- the LOC123679128 gene encoding elongation of very long chain fatty acids protein 6, translating into MKEYSVTIPHYSYVFNFESEFVHQKSRIWMIDNWKNGFYYIGIYMILIFGGQYLMQNRPRFELRRVLVVWNTLLAAFSIIGACRTLPEFIHILSNYGLYHSVCTPSFIEIDKVSGFWSFMFVLSKLPELGDTIFIVLRKQPLIFLHWYHHITVLMYSWFSYTEYTSSARWFIVMNFCVHSIMYSYYALRAMGYKPPRQISMVITTLQLVQMVIGCFVNIWAHQLLQNGAECNITPLNIKLSITMYLSYFVLFARFFFKAYLSSGKSPKKAKENDYSMLKSKVH; encoded by the coding sequence atgaaagaatattCAGTGACTATACCACATTACTCTTATGTATTCAATTTTGAGTCAGAATTTGTTCACCAAAAATCCAGAATATGGATGATCGACAACTGGAAAAATGGATTTTACTACATTGGAATTTACATGATCTTAATTTTTGGTGGACAGTACCTTATGCAGAATCGTCCAAGGTTTGAGTTACGTAGAGTATTAGTTGTTTGGAATACCCTACTTGCAGCATTCAGTATAATTGGAGCATGTAGAACTCTTCCAGAATTTATCCACATACTGAGTAACTATGGATTATACCATTCTGTATGTACTCCTtccttcattgaaattgataaagTAAGTGGTTTCTGGTCATTTATGTTTGTACTTAGTAAACTGCCAGAACTTGGAGATACAATATTTATTGTTCTCCGAAAACAGCCACTTATATTTTTACATTGGTACCACCACATTACTGTTCTCATGTATTCATGGTTCAGCTATACAGAATATACATCAAGTGCCAGATGGTTTATTGTTATGAATTTCTGTGTTCATTCCATCATGTATTCATACTATGCCCTTCGAGCCATGGGATATAAACCTCCTCGACAGATATCGATGGTTATAACAACTTTACAACTTGTTCAAATGGTTATTGGTTGCTTTGTTAACATTTGGGCTCACCAGTTACTCCAAAATGGAGCAGAATGTAATATTACTCCTTTAAATATTAAGCTTTCGATAACAATGTATCTTAGTTATTTTGTTCTCTTTGCTAGATTTTTCTTCAAGGCTTATTTATCCAGTGGAAAGAGCCCTAAAAAGGCCAAAGAGAATGATTATTCCATGTTAAAATCTAAAGTTCATTAG